The following coding sequences are from one Yoonia sp. GPGPB17 window:
- a CDS encoding GAF domain-containing protein — protein sequence MKHSEKVIASLESKQSAARSRIAASWRRSFEHHGLDPNTRREQNVATEHELLLLREKADDLLHIAACRIDQLFGLVGSSGCTVVLTDAAGFILDQRSNDADADDFVNWGLMQGANWSEGSQGTNGIGTCIAEDRQVIIHRDQHFFAKNTAMSCIGSPIYGAQGELIGALDISSARIDQTENLNKLIAASVVQTAKQIETETFRAAFPNERVVIAADTTVDQSALVAVDSNDCIVGATRAARKLYGWVERWGYQARRGNGPFCR from the coding sequence ATGAAACACTCGGAGAAAGTCATAGCATCTCTTGAGTCAAAACAGTCAGCTGCGCGCAGCCGGATCGCTGCGTCGTGGCGTCGGTCGTTTGAACATCATGGCCTCGACCCCAATACCAGACGAGAACAAAATGTTGCCACCGAACACGAGTTACTATTGCTGCGCGAAAAAGCCGACGATCTTCTTCACATTGCCGCCTGCCGCATAGACCAACTGTTTGGACTGGTCGGTTCATCGGGATGCACCGTGGTTTTGACCGATGCGGCAGGGTTCATTCTGGATCAACGCAGCAACGACGCGGATGCAGATGACTTCGTCAATTGGGGGCTGATGCAGGGCGCCAACTGGAGCGAGGGCAGCCAAGGCACCAACGGGATCGGAACCTGCATCGCCGAAGACCGCCAAGTGATCATCCACCGCGACCAGCATTTCTTTGCGAAAAACACTGCCATGAGCTGCATCGGATCGCCGATTTATGGCGCCCAAGGGGAATTGATCGGCGCGCTCGACATCTCTTCTGCGCGCATCGATCAGACCGAGAACCTGAACAAATTGATCGCCGCGAGCGTGGTGCAGACCGCGAAACAGATCGAAACTGAGACTTTCAGGGCTGCGTTTCCCAATGAGCGTGTGGTGATTGCCGCAGACACGACTGTAGATCAAAGCGCCTTGGTTGCGGTGGATTCCAACGATTGCATTGTCGGAGCAACTCGTGCTGCGCGAAAACTGTATGGCTGGGTAGAGCGATGGGGATATCAAGCCCGTCGCGGCAACGGACCTTTTTGTCGATAA
- a CDS encoding GntR family transcriptional regulator, giving the protein MCFTGVAKKRDYSIQKLANETAIVGSADPLKDQALEQLQELIVTGELEPGSKLLETQIASRLGVSRATLREAMARLNEVGLLVYHPYRGTYVRGLYVSDLEEIFSFRTGLEKMAFQLCWNKRNLVNLADLEMRNQYLSKCISDNDAYGAIVSELHLHSWCYELSQHKLLFQAWERLRPNLQFYFALHQKAHGRSGPQRKSHDTYINLAKGDSLEHMLNHLDDHMQQGLETTKSFLSRESDLPPNR; this is encoded by the coding sequence GTGTGCTTCACTGGCGTCGCAAAGAAGCGAGACTACAGCATCCAAAAGCTTGCAAATGAAACAGCAATCGTAGGTTCAGCCGATCCTCTGAAGGACCAAGCTCTTGAGCAGCTTCAGGAGTTGATTGTGACGGGCGAATTGGAACCCGGGTCCAAATTACTTGAGACCCAAATTGCATCCCGGTTGGGCGTTAGCCGGGCCACATTGCGCGAAGCAATGGCGCGGCTCAACGAAGTTGGACTACTGGTCTACCATCCGTATCGTGGAACATATGTTCGGGGACTATACGTCTCTGATCTAGAGGAAATCTTTTCGTTCCGAACAGGCCTTGAGAAGATGGCGTTTCAATTGTGTTGGAACAAGCGCAATCTGGTCAATCTTGCTGATTTGGAGATGCGAAATCAGTACCTGTCGAAGTGCATTTCCGATAATGACGCATATGGTGCAATCGTAAGCGAATTACACCTGCATAGTTGGTGCTATGAGCTGTCGCAACACAAGCTCCTGTTTCAAGCATGGGAGCGACTGCGGCCGAACTTGCAATTTTATTTTGCCCTTCACCAAAAAGCACATGGCCGAAGCGGCCCGCAGCGCAAATCTCATGACACGTATATAAACCTCGCTAAGGGAGACAGCCTTGAGCATATGTTGAACCATCTCGACGACCATATGCAGCAAGGGCTTGAGACGACGAAGAGCTTCCTCAGCCGGGAAAGTGACCTGCCGCCCAATAGATGA
- a CDS encoding helix-turn-helix domain-containing protein, which yields MKAIIRADGNMSVAAKALGVGRATLYRRMNRLGIKR from the coding sequence ATGAAAGCGATCATCCGCGCCGACGGGAACATGTCCGTCGCCGCCAAAGCGTTGGGGGTCGGGCGAGCCACGCTTTATCGTCGGATGAACCGATTGGGCATCAAGCGCTAA
- a CDS encoding IS1182 family transposase has translation MMGPKQEAQAALFYEFSLEDHVPQNHLLRSIGRFVDLSSIRSHLSDFYSHTGRPSIDPELMIRMLLVGYCSGIRSERQLCEEVHLNLAYRWFCRLDLSDRIPDHSTFSKNRHGRFRESDLLRHVFEMTVARCMEEGLVGGQGFAVDASLISADVQKQNSSNPGDWAARIGDAKDAPRAVREYLDTLNDEAFGAATTTKPKFTAHADPASQWTAARKGPAFFAFSTNYLIDTDHSIIVDVDASRSNRTAEVGAMRKMLDRTEERFGIKPDWIAADTAYGAADNLVWLTLKRQILPFIPVFDKGERKDGTFSRSDFTWDDENDRYICPGGKEMRHTWRTYSDPKRNAPVWKSRNYRALKSDCTGCELKAKCCPNAERRSVHREKYEVVRDFARVCTASEFNPKAQARRKKVEMLFAHLKRILGLGRLRLRGPCGVQDEFTLAATAQNLRKLAKLKPMVTATG, from the coding sequence ATGATGGGACCGAAGCAGGAGGCGCAGGCAGCACTGTTTTATGAGTTTTCGCTGGAAGATCACGTTCCCCAAAACCACCTGTTGCGGTCGATTGGTCGCTTCGTTGACTTGAGCAGCATCCGGTCACACCTTTCAGATTTCTACAGCCACACCGGGCGCCCATCCATTGATCCTGAATTGATGATCCGGATGTTGCTAGTGGGCTATTGCTCTGGCATCCGCTCTGAGCGCCAGTTGTGCGAAGAGGTTCATCTGAACCTTGCCTATCGCTGGTTCTGCCGCCTCGACCTGAGTGACCGCATCCCGGATCATTCGACCTTTTCCAAGAACCGCCACGGACGCTTTCGCGAGAGTGACCTTCTACGTCACGTATTTGAAATGACTGTCGCTCGCTGCATGGAAGAAGGGTTGGTAGGTGGCCAAGGATTTGCCGTCGATGCCAGTTTGATCAGTGCAGATGTCCAAAAACAAAACTCCAGCAACCCAGGTGATTGGGCAGCCCGCATAGGTGACGCCAAAGATGCACCGCGCGCAGTGCGGGAATACCTCGACACGCTGAACGACGAAGCCTTTGGTGCAGCCACTACGACCAAGCCCAAGTTTACGGCTCATGCCGATCCCGCCAGCCAATGGACTGCCGCACGCAAAGGCCCCGCTTTCTTTGCTTTTTCTACCAATTATCTGATCGATACAGATCACAGTATCATCGTTGATGTGGATGCCAGCCGCTCGAACAGAACCGCCGAGGTAGGCGCAATGCGCAAGATGCTCGACCGCACCGAAGAGCGCTTTGGCATAAAGCCTGACTGGATTGCAGCTGATACCGCGTATGGTGCCGCCGACAATCTGGTTTGGTTGACACTGAAGCGGCAAATCCTGCCGTTCATCCCAGTCTTTGACAAAGGTGAACGCAAGGACGGCACCTTCTCGCGGTCCGACTTCACTTGGGATGATGAGAACGACCGATACATCTGCCCTGGCGGCAAAGAGATGCGGCACACCTGGCGAACCTATTCCGATCCAAAACGGAATGCGCCAGTTTGGAAATCCAGAAACTATCGAGCATTGAAATCAGACTGCACAGGATGCGAGCTGAAGGCAAAGTGCTGCCCTAACGCTGAAAGGCGTTCGGTTCATCGAGAGAAATATGAAGTTGTCAGAGACTTTGCCCGAGTTTGCACAGCCTCGGAGTTCAATCCGAAGGCTCAGGCCCGACGCAAGAAGGTCGAAATGCTCTTCGCACATCTCAAACGTATCCTTGGATTGGGCAGGCTCCGATTACGTGGCCCATGTGGCGTCCAGGACGAATTTACCCTCGCCGCCACCGCCCAAAACCTCCGGAAATTGGCCAAACTTAAGCCAATGGTGACCGCAACCGGATAA